A window of Nicotiana sylvestris chromosome 8, ASM39365v2, whole genome shotgun sequence genomic DNA:
ctttcccaagtggcgactctgaaataaataaataatcccatttttcgaatattgtcacttaaattggaaaaactccctcgcgcattttacccttcggggcgggcgcgcaaaaaaggaggtatgacagctctggcgactctgctggggagactacccagaacctctggttcagggttcaagaattcgagcttagaataattgttatatttggctttattatttgatctttattacatgttttgacataacgtgctaaatgttgtcttttactgctttgatattatctggactgtatataaactgtgccgaaatccttctcttcttacctccggggaggagcttgctggtcaagactccctattctgttagtgtcataccctgaaataagaaagaggtttTCGAAAGATTTTCGGCTggtcaagactccctattcttttgtagtatctctttcataaattcagactaatagtccaagtacttccttaaaagattttcgaaatttcaaaaaaagtgaaaagaagtttaaaattcaaagaaaaatatttccttagtcttcgtctcttttcaaaaaaaataaataaataaaaatccagaatttttttttctccttttctttaaaaaaaattgtattaaaaaaaggggtttagtttatttccctattcctgatcggcccgaactacgccggtttgattctcacagggtgcgagatacgtaggcaaccctcatcgggtccaacctctccttttctaaaatagccaaaatgttagaattttaatttcgtcataagtgagtcgggtgatgccgttttgtcaagaatagccgaatgttcccgaaagggacgccagaaggctgactttgcacaaacggccattgttggtcatttttattttttctggccaacttgcccaatggccttaggatcctcgcccccgaggctctgtgaggtCGTGTTCCCCATGTCGGGTCATTACTAAAAAAACAAACAagcaaaagagtcataaataaatcaagtgactgtttttgtcaaaaatggccaaatgtttccgaaagggacgacggaaggctgactttgcataaacaaccactttcgatcatttttttggagttttgatcggttgaccctcacagccttaaaatcttcatacccgaagtgctgaaaggccgtgttcgagaatcagatctttctttctaaaatatgGTCAAAACATTTTTGAGTCAAATCACTTTTGCttaagtcaccttaataaatgtgcaggatgagcacgatgcaaaaagAGCACTTTTCAATAATGattaaaatccctgtcaagttacggctatggtggaatgatctaggtgttgaagggcaagatgaggtcaagaaatatctgaagagtctcacgggtttattggaaatccagcctcgaggagatatcataagagctttggtcacctactgggacccaacGCACAacgttttccacttctccgattttgaactcaccccgactctggaggaaatagctgggtacatcggaaatgctgaacttccattaaggcaaaaatacctggctgccccaagagctgtcatggtgcatcgatttctagactcactaaagatacccaggacggtccataacccagatttggccgccagtttttgtaatccatgcttccTATACGACaaatatggtcatgtaggaggattcaataaTCCGGTTAACAAACTATGCAGCAAAGGTAGcccgtcagaagtgggatgagcactgacgagtggctttcatgataacatttttgggccttctggtatttccgaggaaagacggaaatattgatctgaaaatatccggggtcgtcagtactttgctcactcagaatgaaagtactctcgcgcctatggtggtatctgatatctttcgagctctcacaggcTGCAAAGCcagggggaatttcttcgaagggtgtaacttactgctacaaatatggatgactgaacatctctgccatcgttccgagcttttgagccatggttcctcgaagaaaacttgcatagaagagttttacacgagaaccaaagaggtcagtctgcccaaaggagttatggcatggacttcattttttcagactctcactgccagccaaatacagtggacactgggaaggttgcctgttgatgaggtcatgtatatgccagcagctagaactcactttctactgatgggacttaagagcattcaaccttatgcaccctgccgagtttaagacaactcgggagatgccagatagtgccacacgaggaagatcttagtactcaaacaattgagattagccctgacggacaatttcctgaagcaaaagtccgccagatctggaatgaatgtcaatatttgaaagcggaTACTTGTGTGTAGGATCaggccaaaagtgaaatggcgccaggttaccttgcatggtacagaagagaacttgaacacgaaaggccggctaaaagaccccacatcctgaattttacCGAGttatcacaaaagcagtgggattggttagcaaaagaaagaggctatcgtgCCGAAATCAGTAAATTGAAGCGACAAGTCGAAAGtctaaaatatgagcacaacgtgcaagttgctactgatctgggagaaaagaacaggttgacccaggaaaacgagatgcttaGGGCCCAGATCGAACAGATGAGGATAGACGttgataaccaacaaaggagccggtcggatgaacgattgataaaaggtttaagaatggaaattggggagTGCCGGAGTGAGTCAGAAAATCTTGAAAATACCATAGCAGGACTCGAAGCACACTGGGCAAAAAGAACAGAAAAGCGTAACCAGTACCTGCAGCAGTTGAAAAGGGATCACGAGCAAAccattgccaatttgaagaaaaaggtGGTCACTCTTGAGGACAGAGCAGCTGAGCAAGCCCGAACCTTTGAAGCTGAAAATAGACGTTGCCACAAGCTACTAGcccaaatggaagtagaaattcagcagtggcaaaATCAATATCTCCAAGATTCTCGGATTTTTGACggcccgtaatgatcaaatagagcaccTACTCATGGAAAATAGGCGaaccagggataagattaagaccattgcacatgccatcatcagaaggtgtctatgatgtgaaaacatgaccaacaTTACCGTTCTCTtggcagtgatgatttatgttaagcagaccatgtatgagctggaacaacttgaaagggacctcacacctaagaccgcggcgaggccgaacgatgccccgcgggcgccaattcttgaaaccttaatgtatttataggtcgagtctgtatcttagcatcttctgtccatcttttcgcatcagggtgtatCAAGTTGTTGAGTTTGCATTTATTTCAAGCCTtgttattttcccctttttcaaaaaaaatgttagtttgtaataggTTGTTTCAGTAATAAAAATGTGTGCTTCTTCTACACTCGTTTGTTTCTACATAATGATCTAATTCACGcgacatcgtgatacgtaggcaatcctcatcagatccggtcacattttaactACAAATAATGAagatgataataataaaaaaaagaaaaacaaatgtatgataaataaagggaagcctaaagaggagccggaatgacgcatgtcatcattgcaaacatgtagaaattcacctaactgtataggtgcatcacgccccaacgtgagattacctgtctgttatttctttcaaactaaccgtttgcttgctgctaagtccgggtttttagaaaaggtggtttggtttggtggaggtctggcctcacattcatacttcacgaggtcgaaaggaagtgttcagttgcccgtcgctaagtcgagagggagtattcacacttacttcacgagatcaaagggaagtatagagatgtcttcagaaattcctttgccgacaattcctgtctccgaggagagttcaatctcggccatcccaactcccaagtcagcaactgctgaggaaaatagaatcttgcggctccgcatgttggaaatgttggatgactagAATAACGAAAAACAgccaccgagtgtaatccctgggttccccGAGTTGTTCTCCaagacaagtgggacttccaacgtccccataagctatccaactaccccattcgggtacccgacCATTTCAGCCCTCTATTCTGGCTCACCCTCTaattcttatccccggatgtcaacaacATATGTAGCTACAAACACATTCACTACACCGCCCTGCccaatcgtggcacaacccgcTACATACAGGCCGAATTTTGATTCgtcctcattcacatttcaagcaccatccttctcactggaaccaactcggtttacCACTAGCACTCATCCTTaacaacctcaatacgagtttACACCTGGCAAGACCAAAACCCCAAAGCTtttgaacaagatgagatggcaaaaagaatgaggagcctcgagcagagtttgaaaaacatgcaaagTTTAAGCGGGCAGAAGAGTGTTTCCTATACTGATCTATGTATGTTTCCATATGTACATTTGCCGTTAGggttcaaaacaccaaaatttgaaaagtatgacgggcacggcgaccccattgctcatctcaagaagtattgcaaccaattgcgtggAGCCGGCGGCAAATAAGAATTGTTGATGGTATACTTCAGAGAAAgcttggtaggaatagcctcagagtggtatatagaccaagacatatctcgatggcatatttgggatgatctcgccagagattttgtaagacaatttcagtataatattgacatcgcaccggaCATAAATTCTTTGTCAATCTTGAAGAAGAAACCATCgaaaagtttcagagaatatgctatcaaatggcgcgagcaagcatctagggtaaaacctcccatggatgagatagaaatggtcactactttcctccaggctcaagaatcagactacttccaaaacatgatatcagccatgggaaagcctttcgcggaagcgatcaagatcgaggagatggtagagaatggtttgaaaacgggtaggatCTTAAGTCAGgaagccataagggcaacctcccaagccgtccaaagcgggtccaaatgaatggcaagagggaagaaaaaggaagaaacgtccatggcagcatcagaagcgagggaatatcgtaatcccaggccccattttccagaaagaaccccacaacattactacccccaccaaaatgtgacctatgctcctcagccctacatggtcatgaatacccagccctatgtccatccaccacagcaagccaatcgaggccaagctccacctcccagaaatcagcctccttacaggaaccactataatccacaaccACCTCAaaataactttcgccctcaggaaccacccagaagacggactttcacacccattggtgaaccatattctaccttattcccaaagctagtccagatgggtttcttgcaaccagtccctcagacaaggcacaatccagcatcacctgcttacaaagccggtgtcaggtgcttatcattcgggagcagaatggcatgataccaatgattgttggactttgagaagGGTGGTTGAGAACTTAATAGAGCAGGGAAAGATAGTActgagggacgaggaggtcccaaatgtgaccaacaatccgttgcccgctcacaataacgggccattgattggaatgatttgtgaggacaaggaGTTTGATCCTGCCCTAAAAGCTATAATTGCCATCGTCGATGTAGGGAAAAAGCCTAAAGCCGccccgaagctagagaaaggggaaaagaagactagTACTGTCAAGGTTGAGCTCGAAGAGAAAGTCGAGACAAAGACAATGACGATGTTGCCTGCGAAGAATGAAGTTCTTTATATTCCACGAGGTCGAtcagagaagccgcagagattCGAAGTCAAAAGGTCAAAACCAATATACGTatcgaaaggggcctatgtggtccggggaatgattaaaccacctcggctgaatgagccagtggttatcggacgcgtaccacagaagccaatgatagacccgtccacagtaccatggaactatcaaagaacattggttacgtacaaaggcagagaagtcacgggggaacttccGGAGAATACTTTCATTGAAAGATATTTAGacactcaagagttaaacaacgccacacggaaatgcttcccacccaagaagcctgtaagcgttgaagaagcagaagttttcttccaaaagatgagaATGCCtgactacgaagtggtagatTAGTTACGCAACTGCCCTGAGCAAGTGTCTATGTTATCTTTGCTGATGAGGTTGGCCGAACATCAGAAGATCTTGCTCAAAACCCTGAACGAAGCGTATATACCGACTGagacttcagttgaacaactggaacgaatgacgGAAAGGTTTTTCGCAGTTAATCAAGTTTCTTTtagcaagaacgacttacctccGGAGGGAGAGGCTCACAACAAAGCTTTACATCTGATAGTTAagtgcgaagactactacgtcaagcgggtaatgttggatagaggttcaggtgttgacatttgtccgctctccacgctgcagagaatggaaattaGGACTGGAAGaattcgccccaataatgtctgcgttagggcttttgatggcgtcaagagggacaccctcggggaaatagacttggtgcTGACTATAAGACCAGTGGAGttcgaaataactttccaggtgcttgataTGGATACGTCTTACAACTTCCTCCTCGGAagaccgtggattcatgctgggctgtaccttccactctccatcaaatggtgaagtttgaatatgaaggTCGGGAAGTTGTGGTCCACAGAGAAGACGAGcaatctatttatcgggacccatccatcccatatcttgaagcaggggaagggagtgagcacacggtttatcaggctttcgaagttgtgctggcagagcagtatgaagaaggaagaccttgcccccaacctttcctatccaacgcctcaatcatagtggctaaagaaatgatctGACATGGATTCAGACGGGGGAAAGGTCTTGGACGAACtctgcaaggaataacggaacccatcaccttaccttccactaagaaactttttggaataggttttcaacccactccaaaagatgaagagtgggcaaagaagaggaaaaatgagggttggaagatGCCTCGACCATT
This region includes:
- the LOC138876217 gene encoding golgin IMH1-like yields the protein MAPGYLAWYRRELEHERPAKRPHILNFTELSQKQWDWLAKERGYRAEISKLKRQVESLKYEHNVQVATDLGEKNRLTQENEMLRAQIEQMRIDVDNQQRSRSDERLIKGLRMEIGECRSESENLENTIAGLEAHWAKRTEKRNQYLQQLKRDHEQTIANLKKKVVTLEDRAAEQARTFEAENRRCHKLLAQMEVEIQQWQNQYLQDSRIFDGPVVENLIEQGKIVLRDEEVPNVTNNPLPAHNNGPLIGMICEDKEFDPALKAIIAIVDVGKKPKAAPKLEKGEKKTSTVKVELEEKVETKTMTMLPAKNEVLYIPRGREVTGELPENTFIERYLDTQELNNATRKCFPPKKPVSVEEAEVFFQKMRMPDYEVVD